A genome region from Natronosalvus rutilus includes the following:
- a CDS encoding O-antigen ligase family protein, which translates to MATIDQQPASSLVFDRSDGWFVTGATGLLFACYLGLVVVANATDSVHAWHLAAVAVVPGAVLGCRLTVASSREAVRRGLGLVIILAAATAILAVVYRSRSPGFGLGSIRPLSVVVVFVAIVSFFLLVTDARQYSVGEWVAVGCFAALAAVSLTHTLAFVPSSSQSRWPVWALVVMGSSLVVIPRLVPERVFLWILARLAAAVVLLGLFTYLVGDYSLWIFEVRQWSGSPSLPGIETDVTIMRSIFVNPNSLGVVTFAGFVAAAVEFHRAVATRRPLGGTITAALVGICGLGLFLSNARASMLAAAAAVVIYAGYVVFGRRAVPAVLVATALTITGFLLGMYVDVIDISDSNRFDLWAGSLAAIRDGPLLFGYGAPAGHVIEPYLDGGLSASPHNSYLSVFARFGLVGGLAYLGLVVGSVVAGAIEYREVNVAMLAFAAGWAVHQLFESYTLFWWSPGAVIGSLVIGYLLFGD; encoded by the coding sequence GTGGCTACGATCGACCAGCAACCGGCGTCGTCGCTCGTCTTCGACCGGAGCGACGGCTGGTTCGTGACTGGCGCGACCGGCCTCCTGTTCGCGTGCTACCTGGGACTGGTCGTCGTCGCAAACGCGACCGACTCGGTACATGCGTGGCACCTCGCCGCCGTCGCGGTCGTCCCCGGGGCAGTCCTCGGCTGTCGACTCACCGTGGCCTCGTCTCGAGAGGCCGTCCGCCGTGGACTCGGTCTCGTCATCATTCTCGCCGCGGCCACCGCCATCCTCGCCGTCGTCTACCGCAGCCGATCGCCGGGATTCGGACTCGGGTCGATCCGACCGCTCTCGGTCGTCGTCGTCTTCGTCGCCATCGTCTCGTTCTTCCTCCTCGTCACCGACGCGAGGCAGTACTCGGTCGGCGAGTGGGTCGCGGTGGGTTGTTTCGCGGCACTCGCCGCCGTCTCACTCACACACACGCTGGCGTTCGTCCCCTCGAGTTCGCAGTCGCGCTGGCCTGTGTGGGCTCTGGTCGTGATGGGGAGCAGCCTCGTCGTGATTCCGCGCCTCGTTCCCGAACGGGTGTTCCTCTGGATCCTCGCTCGCCTGGCCGCGGCCGTCGTCCTGCTGGGCCTGTTCACGTACCTCGTCGGCGACTACTCGCTGTGGATCTTCGAGGTTCGCCAGTGGTCTGGCTCCCCGTCGCTCCCGGGAATCGAGACCGACGTCACGATCATGCGATCGATCTTTGTGAACCCGAACTCCCTCGGCGTGGTCACCTTCGCCGGGTTCGTCGCTGCCGCGGTGGAATTTCACCGGGCGGTCGCTACCCGACGTCCCCTCGGTGGGACTATTACCGCCGCTCTCGTCGGAATCTGCGGCCTCGGGTTGTTCCTGTCGAACGCCCGGGCGTCGATGCTCGCCGCGGCGGCCGCCGTCGTGATCTACGCCGGGTACGTCGTCTTCGGTCGACGCGCCGTTCCTGCGGTACTCGTCGCGACCGCGCTCACGATTACTGGATTTCTCCTCGGAATGTACGTCGACGTCATCGACATCTCCGACTCGAACCGCTTCGACCTCTGGGCCGGGAGCCTGGCGGCGATCCGGGACGGGCCGCTCCTGTTCGGGTACGGCGCTCCGGCGGGACACGTCATCGAACCCTACCTCGACGGCGGGCTGTCCGCGTCGCCGCACAACTCGTACCTCTCGGTGTTCGCCCGGTTCGGACTGGTCGGCGGCCTCGCGTACCTCGGCCTCGTCGTCGGTAGCGTCGTCGCCGGGGCAATCGAGTACCGCGAGGTCAACGTCGCGATGCTCGCGTTCGCCGCCGGCTGGGCCGTCCACCAGCTATTCGAGTCCTACACTCTGTTCTGGTGGTCGCCCGGTGCGGTGATCGGGTCGCTCGTCATTGGGTACCTCCTGTTCGGGGATTGA
- a CDS encoding M20 family metallopeptidase, translated as MSVRELTRDLVSIPSHQDETAAGDYVEDWLRRETDADVTRDEVGNVIARRGTGGESLALVGHHDVVDPAASQLDAGGGYVVDEREGRLYGRGAADMKGAVAAAMLAFRDADPAGELVFASFVGEEVGGVGARHAIEHGFAPDYAVVGEGSTNYSGPDVTDVAVAHRGRRGSTITARGTAAHASEPDAGENAIYLATDAVEAIRDLEAPRVTVAGEPLEGQVTVTEIDGGSGINVVPESCTLTVDERTVPGERVDLETVADLPGVEWRVDQDLPPMRCGDDRFAERVLEVARAVQSDVSNPPELVTKPHATDAGWLAQAGTECVVYGPSEPGEAHTATESVSIRVLERCLETYRRLASAET; from the coding sequence ATGAGCGTTCGCGAACTGACCCGCGACCTCGTCTCGATTCCCAGCCACCAGGACGAGACGGCCGCGGGTGACTACGTCGAGGACTGGCTGCGACGCGAAACCGATGCCGACGTCACGCGAGACGAGGTGGGGAACGTGATCGCCCGACGAGGGACAGGCGGGGAGTCACTGGCACTCGTCGGTCACCACGACGTCGTTGACCCGGCGGCGTCACAGCTTGACGCCGGCGGCGGGTACGTCGTTGACGAACGAGAGGGGCGCCTCTACGGTCGCGGCGCGGCCGACATGAAGGGAGCCGTCGCGGCGGCAATGCTCGCGTTTCGAGACGCCGACCCCGCTGGCGAACTCGTCTTCGCGAGTTTCGTCGGCGAGGAGGTCGGCGGGGTCGGCGCCCGCCACGCTATCGAACACGGCTTCGCACCCGACTACGCGGTCGTCGGGGAGGGGTCGACGAACTACTCCGGCCCGGACGTGACCGACGTCGCCGTGGCCCACCGGGGTCGCCGCGGGAGCACGATCACCGCCCGCGGGACGGCGGCTCACGCCAGCGAACCCGACGCGGGCGAGAACGCCATCTACCTCGCGACCGACGCCGTCGAGGCGATTCGCGACCTCGAGGCGCCCCGAGTAACGGTCGCGGGCGAACCACTCGAGGGCCAGGTCACCGTCACCGAAATCGACGGCGGGTCGGGGATCAACGTCGTTCCCGAGTCGTGTACGCTGACGGTCGACGAACGAACCGTCCCGGGCGAGCGGGTCGACCTCGAGACCGTCGCGGACCTGCCAGGGGTCGAGTGGAGGGTCGACCAGGACCTGCCGCCGATGCGCTGTGGGGACGACAGATTCGCCGAGCGGGTGCTCGAGGTGGCTCGAGCAGTCCAGTCGGACGTGTCGAACCCGCCGGAACTCGTGACGAAACCCCACGCCACCGACGCCGGCTGGCTCGCCCAGGCCGGCACCGAGTGCGTCGTCTACGGCCCGTCCGAACCCGGCGAGGCCCATACCGCCACAGAGAGCGTCTCGATTCGGGTGCTCGAGCGCTGTCTCGAGACGTACCGGCGACTCGCGTCTGCGGAGACCTAG
- a CDS encoding DoxX family protein, giving the protein MATEEVQLQSTVAGYTATGKLHTLSVWFILALRLMMGLAFLQSGVDKVLSGEFGAAGYLGSREAGPAADLFVSMAETGWFVDFVNIAVPWGEVLIGLGLIFGVLTRLAAFWGAFMMLMFYLGNWEISHGYINGDFAYMLVFLSVAAFGAGRILGLDAYIEQYEIAGQPLVERYPWTRYFLG; this is encoded by the coding sequence ATGGCAACAGAAGAAGTACAACTGCAAAGCACAGTTGCAGGATACACGGCGACTGGAAAGCTTCACACCCTCAGCGTCTGGTTCATCCTCGCGCTGCGACTGATGATGGGACTCGCGTTCCTCCAGAGTGGGGTCGACAAGGTCCTCTCCGGAGAATTTGGCGCGGCGGGCTACCTCGGCAGCCGAGAGGCGGGGCCTGCCGCGGACCTGTTCGTTTCGATGGCCGAAACCGGCTGGTTCGTCGACTTCGTGAACATCGCCGTCCCGTGGGGCGAGGTCCTCATCGGTCTCGGGCTCATCTTCGGCGTCCTGACGCGCCTGGCGGCCTTCTGGGGCGCGTTCATGATGCTCATGTTCTACCTGGGCAACTGGGAGATCTCCCACGGCTACATCAACGGCGACTTCGCGTACATGCTCGTCTTCCTGTCGGTCGCCGCCTTCGGTGCCGGCCGCATCCTCGGGCTCGACGCCTACATCGAGCAGTACGAGATCGCCGGTCAGCCACTCGTCGAGCGCTATCCGTGGACGCGGTACTTCCTCGGATAG
- a CDS encoding carboxypeptidase M32, with amino-acid sequence MATVSETETDAYDELLTRIERITNVGNAAGVLRWDQEVVMPEGGTPARAKQLSTLSALGHELLTDERTGELLEALEDTELDGEKKAVVREIRRRYDRATSVPQDLVEEISETTANAHPTWVEAKEEDDFSIFEPTLEKLVDLQKEYANHIDPDADPYEVLFADYEPYLDLETAERVLERLRDELVPLLEAIDDSEADVETDAFAGTFDDDDQEALARDVLDSLGYDWDRGRLDTAPHPFSTGTQFDARVTTRFDENDLLGSITSTIHEFGHANYTLGLPDEGYGTPLGEARDLTVHESQSRLWENHVGRSRPFWEHFLPIARERFPELEDVSPEAAYEAANQVYDDNLIRVEADELTYHLHIVVRFEIERDLISGDLEVSDVPEAWNDKYEEYLGVRPETDTEGCLQDIHWSHGSFGYFPTYSLGSVLAAQLYAAAEDDLRELDDRVREGDFADLNGWLREEIHAHGKRYTTPDLVEEATGEAYTADYFLEYAKHKYGDLYDLENY; translated from the coding sequence ATGGCGACAGTCTCGGAGACGGAAACGGACGCGTACGACGAACTTCTCACGCGCATCGAGCGCATCACGAACGTCGGAAACGCCGCCGGCGTCCTCCGGTGGGACCAGGAGGTCGTGATGCCCGAAGGCGGCACGCCCGCCCGGGCGAAACAGCTCTCGACGCTCTCGGCGCTCGGCCACGAACTGCTGACCGACGAGCGAACCGGCGAGTTGCTCGAGGCACTCGAGGATACCGAACTCGACGGGGAAAAAAAAGCCGTCGTCCGCGAAATCCGACGGCGGTACGACCGGGCGACGAGCGTTCCCCAGGACCTCGTCGAAGAGATCTCGGAGACGACCGCGAACGCCCACCCGACGTGGGTCGAGGCCAAAGAAGAAGACGACTTCTCGATTTTCGAACCGACGCTCGAGAAACTGGTCGACCTGCAAAAGGAGTACGCGAACCACATCGATCCGGACGCCGATCCCTACGAGGTCCTCTTTGCCGACTACGAACCCTACCTCGACCTCGAAACGGCCGAACGCGTCCTCGAGCGCTTGCGCGACGAACTCGTGCCTCTGCTCGAGGCCATCGACGACTCCGAGGCCGACGTCGAAACCGACGCGTTCGCGGGGACGTTCGACGACGACGATCAGGAGGCGCTGGCGCGCGACGTCCTGGACTCGCTGGGCTACGACTGGGACCGCGGTCGCCTCGACACCGCGCCGCACCCGTTCTCGACGGGCACCCAGTTCGACGCGCGCGTGACGACTCGCTTCGACGAGAACGACCTACTGGGCTCGATCACGTCGACCATCCACGAGTTCGGCCACGCCAATTACACCCTCGGGCTTCCCGACGAGGGGTACGGGACCCCGCTCGGTGAAGCGCGGGACCTGACCGTCCACGAGTCCCAGTCCCGACTCTGGGAGAACCACGTCGGTCGTTCCCGCCCGTTCTGGGAGCACTTCCTGCCGATCGCCCGCGAGCGCTTCCCCGAACTCGAGGACGTCTCCCCGGAGGCGGCCTACGAGGCGGCCAACCAGGTCTACGACGACAACCTAATCCGGGTTGAGGCAGACGAACTCACCTATCACCTCCACATCGTCGTCCGCTTCGAGATCGAACGCGACCTGATCTCGGGCGACCTCGAGGTGTCGGACGTGCCCGAGGCCTGGAACGACAAGTACGAGGAGTACCTCGGCGTCCGCCCCGAAACCGACACCGAAGGCTGTCTGCAGGACATCCACTGGAGCCACGGTTCGTTCGGGTATTTCCCGACGTACTCGCTGGGGTCGGTGCTCGCCGCGCAACTGTACGCCGCCGCCGAGGATGACCTCAGAGAGCTCGACGACCGCGTCCGCGAGGGCGACTTCGCCGACCTCAACGGCTGGCTTCGCGAGGAGATTCACGCCCACGGAAAGCGCTACACCACGCCCGACCTGGTCGAGGAAGCCACCGGCGAGGCCTACACAGCCGATTACTTCCTCGAGTACGCGAAGCACAAGTACGGCGACCTGTACGATCTCGAGAACTACTGA